From a single Pseudophryne corroboree isolate aPseCor3 chromosome 6, aPseCor3.hap2, whole genome shotgun sequence genomic region:
- the LOC134934751 gene encoding serine/arginine-rich splicing factor 3-like isoform X2, whose product MSFGPRSPFEAAMHRDSCPLDCKVYVGNLGNNGNKTELERSFGHYGPLRSVWVARNPPGFAFVEFEDPRDAADAVRELDGRTLCGCRVRVELSSGEKRSRNRGPPPSWNRRPRDDYSRRSPPPRRSRSKSNERK is encoded by the exons ATGAGCTTCGGACCCCGCTCCCCATTTGAAGCCG CCATGCATCGAGACTCCTGCCCGTTGGACTGCAAAGTCTACGTCGGCAACTTGGGTAATAACGGCAACAAGACGGAACTGGAGCGGTCGTTCGGCCACTATGGACCCTTACGCAGCGTGTGGGTGGCCAGGAACCCCCCCGGCTTCGCCTTTGTGGAGTTTGAGGATCCCAGAGATGCCGCTGATGCTGTGCGAGAATTAGACGGCCG AACCCTGTGCGGATGTCGTGTTAGAGTAGAGTTATCCAGCGGTGAGAAACGCAGCAGGAACCGCGGACCGCCGCCATCTTGGAACAGACGACCTAGGGATGATTATAGTAGGAGGAGTCCCCCGCCTAGGCGCAG CCGCTCAAAGTCAAACGAGAGGAAATAG
- the LOC134934751 gene encoding serine/arginine-rich splicing factor 3-like isoform X1: MSFGPRSPFEAAMHRDSCPLDCKVYVGNLGNNGNKTELERSFGHYGPLRSVWVARNPPGFAFVEFEDPRDAADAVRELDGRTLCGCRVRVELSSGEKRSRNRGPPPSWNRRPRDDYSRRSPPPRRRSLSRDRRRERSLSRERIPKPSRSFSRSRSRSKSNERK, translated from the exons ATGAGCTTCGGACCCCGCTCCCCATTTGAAGCCG CCATGCATCGAGACTCCTGCCCGTTGGACTGCAAAGTCTACGTCGGCAACTTGGGTAATAACGGCAACAAGACGGAACTGGAGCGGTCGTTCGGCCACTATGGACCCTTACGCAGCGTGTGGGTGGCCAGGAACCCCCCCGGCTTCGCCTTTGTGGAGTTTGAGGATCCCAGAGATGCCGCTGATGCTGTGCGAGAATTAGACGGCCG AACCCTGTGCGGATGTCGTGTTAGAGTAGAGTTATCCAGCGGTGAGAAACGCAGCAGGAACCGCGGACCGCCGCCATCTTGGAACAGACGACCTAGGGATGATTATAGTAGGAGGAGTCCCCCGCCTAGGCGCAG GTCCCTTTCTAGAGATCGCCGGAGAGAAAGATCTCTGTCCAGAGAGAGGATTCCTAAACCTTCTCGTTCATTTTCTAGATCAAGAAG CCGCTCAAAGTCAAACGAGAGGAAATAG